GGCTTCGTCCTCGGCGAGGGCGCGGGCGTTCTCGTCCTGGAGTCCGCCGAGCACGCCGCGAAGCGCGGTGCCCGGGTGTACGCCGAGGCGGTCGGGCAGGGCATCTCCGCCGACGGCCACGACATCGTGCAGCCGGAGCCGGAGGGGCGTGGCATCTCGCAGGCCCTGCGGAACCTGATGGACAACACCGACCTGGACGCGGCGGAGATCGTGCACGTGAACGCGCACGCGACGTCCACGCCCGCGGGTGACGTGGCCGAACTCAAGGCGCTGCGCAAGGTGTTCGGTGACGACGCGGACCACATGGCTGTCTCGGCCACGAAGTCCATGACCGGGCATCTGCTGGGTGGTGCGGGGGGTGTCGAGTCGGTCGCCACCGTGCTCGCGCTGTACAACCGGATCGCGCCGCCGACCATCAACGTCGAGAACCTTGACCCGGAGGCCGAGGCCAACGCGGATGTTGTTCGCGGGGAGGCTCGGAAGCTTCCTGTTGAGGGGCGGATTGCTGCCCTGAACGACTCGTTCGGGTTTGGTGGGCACAACGTGGTGTTGGCGTTCCGGACGGTCTGAGGCGGTTGCTGAACTGTGTGTGGCCCGCTCCCGGGGTATTGGGGGCGGGCCACATGTCGTTTGTCGGCTTACGGCCGGTGGGGGCTGGTCGCGCAGTTCCCCGCGCCCATAAAAGCCTCACACCACCTGGTGTAGCCAGCGGACCGGAGCTCCCTCACCCGCGTACCTGAACGGCTCCAGCTCGTCGTCCCAGGGCTTGCCCAGGAGCTTGGCGATCTCGGCCTCCAGGTCGGTCTCGCCCTGTTGGGAGCGGGTCAGGGCCGCGCGCAGGCGGTCCTCCGGGATGAGGATGTCGCCGTGGATGCCGGTGACGGCGTGGAAGATGCCCAGGTCGGGGGTGCAGCTGTAGCGCTCGCCCTCGGCGGTGGGGTTGGGCTCGGCCGTTACCTCGAAGCGGAGGAGGTGCCAGCCGCGGAGGGCTGAGGCGAGTTTGGAGGCGGTGCCTGCCTCCGCCTGCCAGGAGAATTCGGAGCGCCATGTTCCGGGGGCGGCGGGCTGTCGGATCCAGTCGAGGCTGACGCGTGTGCCGAGCACCCCGGCGACGGCCCACTCGACGTGCGGGCACAGCGCGCGCGGCGCGGAGTGCACGTACAGAACTCCACGTGTCGTCACCGGGACCTCCGGACAGAGCGGGGCATCTTGCTGACTGGCGAACGGCGGCGGCAGGGCAGCCACGTTGAGGGCGAGGCTACCGTGCGGCGGCGCGCGGAGTGTGACGTACCGTCCCTCCCGGTGCCAGGAAACGCCGCCATTCACCCATGGGGACGCTTGTACGGGGGTGTGCCGTTGCATCGCACACGTGCGGGAACCCTCGCGCGTTGTTATGGGAGGGGACCGCTACACGACTTCAAGGGGCTGGGCCAGGGCATGCGAAACCGACGTCACCGTTCACAGGCCGTGCTCGCCGTCCTGGCGGCGACCGTCCTGGGAGCCGCCGGCTGCGACTCCGGCGGAGGCGGATCCGCCGGCGCGCACAGCAAGAGCGGTACGGCGGCCGAGGCCAAGCCCTCCCCCACCCCGCTGTGGGACAGCAGCCCGTCCTCGGTCGCGGCGGTCGGTGACTCCATCACCCGTGGTTTCGACGCCTGTTCGGTCCTGTCGGACTGCCCCGAGGTGTCCTGGGCGACCGGCAGTTCGGCCTCGGTCGACAGTCTCGCCGTACGGCTGCTGGGGAAGACGGGTGCGGCCGCGCGCAGCTGGAACTACGCGGAGACCGGGGCGCGGATGGCCGACCTGCCCGCACAGATCGGCCAGGCGGCCGCGCACAAGCCGCAGTTGGTCACGGTGATGGTGGGGGCCAATGACGCCTGCGCGGCCTCTACCTCGGCCATGACCTCTGTCGCCGAATTCCGCGCCGAGTTCGAGGACTCGCTGAAGTCCCTGCGCCGGGCGCTGCCGAAGACGCAGGTCTACGTCGCCAGCGTGCCGAATCTCAAGCGGCTCTGGTCGCAGGGGCGGACGAACCCGCTGGGCAAGGAGGTGTGGAAGCTGGGCATCTGCCCCTCGATGCTGGCCGACGCGGATGCCCTGGACGCGGCGGCGACCGAGCGGCGCGACACCGTGCAGGACCGGGTGGAGGCGTACAACAAGGTCCTTGAGCAGGTGTGCGCGACGGACGAGCGGTGCCGTTTCGACGGGGGCGCGGTCTACGACTACCGGTTCGGGACGGACCAGTTGAGCCACTGGGACTGGTTCCACCCGAGTACGGACGGGCAGGCGCGGCTCGCCGAGATCGCCTACCGGCACGTCACCGCGCGCACACCCGTGACCTAGGGTTTCCCTCATGAGCGAACTTTTCGGCACCCTTCCCGACGGCACGCCGGTGCACCGCTGGACGCTGGAGCGGGCCGGTGTGCGGGTGCGGGTGCTGTCGTACGGCGGGATCGTGCAGTCGGTGGAGGTGCCGGACCGGGCGGGCCAGGTGGCCGACGTGGTGCTCGGGTTCGCGGATCTGGACGGCTATGTCGCCCATCCCGAGCCGTATCTCGGAGCGTTGGTGGGGCGGTACGCGAACCGGATCGCGGGCGGCCGTTTCCCGCTGGAGGGCGTCACGTACTCGCTGGCGCAGAACAACGCGCCGAACTCCCTGCACGGCGGCGAGCGCGGCTTCGACAAGCGGGTGTGGGACGTCGAGCCCGTCGAGCACGGGGTGCGGCTCAGCCGGGTCAGCGCGCACGGCGAGGAGGGCTTCCCGGGGCGCCTCGCCGTCTCGGCGACGTACACGCTGGACGCGTCGGGCGCGCTGCGCTTCGGCTACGAGGCGACGACGGACGCGCCGACCGTAGTGAACCTCACGAACCACAGCTACTTCGACCTGAGCGGCGCGGGCAGCACGGGCGGTCCGGGTGGTCATGAACTCCGGCTCGCCGCTTCCCGGTTCACGCCGGTCGACGGCGACCTGATCCCGACCGGCGCCCTCGACGACGTGGCGGGCACGCGCTTCGACTTCCGCGAGGCGCGGAAGGTGGGCTCCGGCTACGACCACAACTTCGTGCTGGACAAGGGCCTCACCCCTGCCCCCGTCGAGATCGCCGAGCT
The nucleotide sequence above comes from Streptomyces sp. N50. Encoded proteins:
- a CDS encoding DUF3145 domain-containing protein, with product MTTRGVLYVHSAPRALCPHVEWAVAGVLGTRVSLDWIRQPAAPGTWRSEFSWQAEAGTASKLASALRGWHLLRFEVTAEPNPTAEGERYSCTPDLGIFHAVTGIHGDILIPEDRLRAALTRSQQGETDLEAEIAKLLGKPWDDELEPFRYAGEGAPVRWLHQVV
- a CDS encoding aldose epimerase family protein — its product is MSELFGTLPDGTPVHRWTLERAGVRVRVLSYGGIVQSVEVPDRAGQVADVVLGFADLDGYVAHPEPYLGALVGRYANRIAGGRFPLEGVTYSLAQNNAPNSLHGGERGFDKRVWDVEPVEHGVRLSRVSAHGEEGFPGRLAVSATYTLDASGALRFGYEATTDAPTVVNLTNHSYFDLSGAGSTGGPGGHELRLAASRFTPVDGDLIPTGALDDVAGTRFDFREARKVGSGYDHNFVLDKGLTPAPVEIAELYDPASGRVLTVATTEPGIQLYTGEHLGEPFGAGAGIALETQHFPDSPNRPEFPSTELRPGDTYRSETVYGFSAR
- a CDS encoding SGNH/GDSL hydrolase family protein, whose protein sequence is MRNRRHRSQAVLAVLAATVLGAAGCDSGGGGSAGAHSKSGTAAEAKPSPTPLWDSSPSSVAAVGDSITRGFDACSVLSDCPEVSWATGSSASVDSLAVRLLGKTGAAARSWNYAETGARMADLPAQIGQAAAHKPQLVTVMVGANDACAASTSAMTSVAEFRAEFEDSLKSLRRALPKTQVYVASVPNLKRLWSQGRTNPLGKEVWKLGICPSMLADADALDAAATERRDTVQDRVEAYNKVLEQVCATDERCRFDGGAVYDYRFGTDQLSHWDWFHPSTDGQARLAEIAYRHVTARTPVT